tggaggaagGGTTTAAAGTTAACACATCTTGATGCATTTGCTTATTACAacgttgtgtggattacttgtggattattctgatgtttttatcagctgtttggattctcattctgacggcacccattcactttagATAatacattggtgagcaaatgatgtaatgctacatttctccaaatctattccaatgaaaaaacaaattcatctacatctcggagggtgagtacattttcagcaaattttcatttttgggtgaactattcctttaaatctatGACCTCTCCTTGACTTGTTAAGCaagtaaaatatgtcacttttcTTTTACCTTTCCAGATCTGCAATAATCTGCTGCAAACCTGGTTGCCTCTCTCACGCTGAGAACATCCATGCCATCCACCTGGAGAAAACAGACAGGATTGACTTATTTGCTCACATGTGCCTTTTATGTATGTCTGTATAAATTTGCGTGCAAACTGGTGAACAGAAAACGAGGATGAGGCAGCtagaaaaactaaaactaaaaataaaactaaaaataaaaagacatttactcTGAGAAGGGGTGTGTTGTCTTCTCTtttgttattatgtgttttttgtgggGCGTTTTACTGTTGTGtccatgtgatatttttttttttctcagatgaaAATACAGGGGAGTTTCCACAAAGCTGCCATGTTAAACGACTCAAAGATCTGGCCCTGATAAAGGGATTAATCAGATAAGATATTATTTTGCAGCTGCAGGTCGCACGCAAACCTGTGAACACATGGAGGAAAATTTGCTCTCACATGATTAGCAGCTCCATCCCCATAAAGAGTGACACAAACCTCATTCTTACCCTGATACTGGCATGCCAGGGCCACGCCTGCTCCAAGAGGAACCCAAAACAGTGAAATTTAGATTTAGAAATGcctgttgtaatatttttgtaagcTATGATGCGTGCATCTCACCTGGGCACCAACAATACCATTCCCGCCATAGAAATTCTTGGCATACATGTGCATAGAGCCGCCCTTGCCTTTGGCAACACCACCCCTTCGACCTGAAATGGATTGTAAACATGTTCAaattagggctgggtattgatACATGTTTCTTGATTTGATTCCTAGTACAAgctcttgatttgatttgattcagattcatttggtgtttttttttttagttacagtGCATTTTGCAAATGCATATTGTATTCTTTTGGAAAATCAAGATTTTAATCTGCTCTATTTTAATGCCGCTTTATGAAGAAAGTCCTCACCTGTGAGCTCTGCCATGATCTCTTTCACAGACACACCTCTGGTGTAGGTGTAACCATGAGACCTATATGCTGTGATCAGGTGATCCGTTGGACTGATACCGGCCTCAATGCCTACAGCACAGGCCTCCTGAGAGGTAGCGAGAAGTTAAATCATATCACAGTGACTGTGTGCAAACAAAGCATTCAGTTTAGTCTTACCTGCCCATCATAAAGATGACAGAACCCTCGTATGATCTTCTGCTTGTAGAGCTGATCTGCCTTCAGTTCCATGCGTCTCATGGTCTGCATAGTGCGGTAGTACCTGAGTCCTTCCTCTCTGGTGAGCACCGTCTGCACTGAAGGGCCTTCATCCAAGCGATGAAGGTCACATCTCTGGAATTGAACAAGTTCTTGAATGAACTAAGTTGTTTGTGCATGCTCTTAAGCTAATATGACAACTTTACCTTGATGTCAAAGCTGGCCTGAGGTGTCAAATCAGCAAAAGAACGTGCTGATACCACAATTCTGGAGCCCTGGAGAGGAGTGGAATGCATTAATAAAACTaagcaaaatcattttaaaatagagATACTGACAAAATGCATTTAACCTGACAAGAATTGACGAAATGTTGAAGGCCATTATGTTGACCCAAAGTGAAACATGACACTAATGTACCTAAAATAAACACTCTAccgtatgtttgtttattttttttttttaaagaaattaatatatactatataaataaaataaagtactaagcacaactcttttcaacaattataataagaaatttttcttgaacaccaaatcaggatattaaaatgatttctgaagaaccatgtgactcttaagactggagtaatggctgctgaaaattctgctttgcctaCACAGgagtaaactacattttaaaatacattaaaatagaaaaaaatcgttattataaattgtaataatatatctcaatattactgtttttactggatttttaaacaaacaaaagcagcCTTGCAGCagagacattaaaacatttttaaaaaatcttacagacccaaaacgtttgaacagtagtgcatttaGTTGGTCAAATTATAATAACTAAGATAGATCAGacattctttaaaattgtaatcgTGATTTTTGCAATAAGTCataggcaaaaaataaatagagtaaataaataaataaacataaaaatattattaactaactaactaattctTAAACCCTAATATCTTACTTCTGACACTGTTTGGGTACcatataaaataagcaaaaagatTAACCATTAATGGGGCTATACCACGCTATATTCAAAACTTTGTATTTTATTGAAGTacctattgtaaatgaaaaagaaTGATAAACATATAAATAGCAGAAAGACTGCATATCAGAAAAAGACCACAATGACATCCGTGTCAGACCAAACAAATTATGTCAACTCTCAATTGCACTTGGACAGTGCCCCAGACGGTGGAAAGCTAAAAACAACCTATTATGATCATTTAACACACAACAGAGTGATCAAATCAGGGCAGACTGCAATTTAATCAAATCTGGTCAGTTCAGTGGctatttaatttacagtaagCATAACTCTACATTTACGGTACACCATCTACAAGGTCGATGACACTACAGAGATCTAGTTTAGCCTTGGTAAATCTTTTAATGCCTCTAAGCTAAACAGAACTTGAATCTTTCAATGCGCTATCTCATTAACAGCAAACAGATATACATTATGATACCTACATTTATTTTGGCACCACCCTTAAGTGTGTTTGCAATCACTGTCAGCATGTTCTGCATGCTCCAAAGCCCAGCCTGGGTGTGAAGGAGTGTTTCAGGAGGATCAGCCCCACACAGTGAGCTGAAGCCAGAAACACTCACACTAGCTCAGTATGGCTGAGGATTAGACTACACTCTGTTTCAACAATTAAAGTTCAGTTTAactgtgtttaaataaatattgaaataataaatggTAAAGTAATATAACAATTTTTAGTCATATTATGCACGTTTGTAATAATGTGACGGATACAGGtcaatttttgtatttgtttttttttgtaaaataaataaataaattagaaagaaagaaagaaagaaagaatgaatgaatgaatgagtagaAAAGCAACTCATGGAACAAGtctgacagaatgacagaatgaccGACTGatttacattttgatattttttattccatatgATTAAttctttataacattatttataactCAATCTTCTTGAGGTTTGCAAATCAAGTTACAATATTTCCGATGTTTCTAGGAGTTATAAATACAgtaacaggacttttattttgatgacttGTAAAGAACGTCATTTACGGACATGTTATTTTCGTAAAAAATATAACAGTGCCACCAAACGGTAAAGAACAGTTATAGCAGAATGTTGTCTTTTCATggatatattatttctttttcacccacctgtttgGTTATGCCCCcccactaataaaaatatatagacatgatttcttaattattttgtaaaatgtttgtcatatgatttaattattagaataatgtaaaataatataacaatatgtaTGAAAtagctaaatatttatatatttttttttccaaaaatatgactgttaaattacaaatgagtaagtttatatcttatattatGCTATTGTGATATACTTTATAATATGTAATGTCACATATGTCATGaagattttttatgtatttgttactACTTCTAAATAACaatactatttgaaaatatttgatttttcgTTTTTCTATCCCATGGTCATGGAAATTTATCATTATAGCACTTTCAAACACATTTTGCctgcatctttttttaattttatttatttatttagcctatgattttttttctctctgtgtacagattttattattgaaaaatcAAAAGATGGaagtaaaaaaagttaaataattttagCTGGGCATGATGTGATCCTTAATTAATGTACAGAAATCTAAACTAGCAAGCCGAAAGAAACCACGTTGTAAACCAGAAAATGTAAAGAATAGATCATCATAATTATTTAGTCTTTTCTAGAAGGtagtattatgatttttttttttgtgttttatgaaagAGAAAAGAGGGGGCGAGTCTCCTCTTATACGTCAGCGGCGGAAGGTCAGCGCTCAAGCGGAAGTGAGAGTCAGAGCCCATCCGCCATTGTGGAGCAGAGCAGGGGTAATATTCTCTCCAGACGTTACACAGAGTGTTAATGTTTCGGACTACCTTAAACACATCACACAGCAGCCAGCCTCCCCCAGCCGTTTGACGTTCACTGTCAGTACCGCTCGAGAGGACCGCTGCCGACCGTTTGGAACTGCGCGAGGAGATCAACGCCTGAGAAATACGCTGTGAT
This sequence is a window from Cyprinus carpio isolate SPL01 chromosome A24, ASM1834038v1, whole genome shotgun sequence. Protein-coding genes within it:
- the pdha1b gene encoding pyruvate dehydrogenase E1 subunit alpha 1b isoform X2 — translated: MQNMLTVIANTLKGGAKINGSRIVVSARSFADLTPQASFDIKRCDLHRLDEGPSVQTVLTREEGLRYYRTMQTMRRMELKADQLYKQKIIRGFCHLYDGQEACAVGIEAGISPTDHLITAYRSHGYTYTRGVSVKEIMAELTGRRGGVAKGKGGSMHMYAKNFYGGNGIVGAQVPLGAGVALACQYQGKNEVCVTLYGDGAANHGQIFESFNMAALWKLPCIFI
- the pdha1b gene encoding pyruvate dehydrogenase E1 subunit alpha 1b isoform X1 is translated as MQNMLTVIANTLKGGAKINGSRIVVSARSFADLTPQASFDIKRCDLHRLDEGPSVQTVLTREEGLRYYRTMQTMRRMELKADQLYKQKIIRGFCHLYDGQEACAVGIEAGISPTDHLITAYRSHGYTYTRGVSVKEIMAELTGRRGGVAKGKGGSMHMYAKNFYGGNGIVGAQVPLGAGVALACQYQGKNEVCVTLYGDGAANHVRANFPPCVHRFACDLQLQNNILSD